In the Deinococcus fonticola genome, CACACCACGCTAGTCAAGGACACGCCCGTCCCCAATTACGACGCCGCGAAGTACGTGGCCGAGCAGGTATGGGCCACCGCGGAAGACGGTGAGAAAATCCCGGTCAGTCTGGTGCGCCGCCAGGATACGCTGCTGCCCGCCCCCACGCTGCTGTACGGGTACGGCAGTTACGGTGCCAGCATGGAACCCGCCTTCGCCATGAGCCGCCTGCCGCTGCTCGACCGGGGCTGGGTGTGGGCCATCGCGCACATCCGGGGCGGCAGCGAACTGGGCCGCCGCTGGTACGACGCTGGCCGCCTGAAGCATAAGATGAACACCTTCACCGACTTCATTGCTGCCGGGGAGCACCTGAAAGCCGCCGGCATCTCCACCGAACTGGTGGCGATGGGCCGCAGCGCCGGGGGCCTGCTGATGGGCGGCGTGGTCAACCTGCGCCCGAACCTGTGGAAAGCGGCGTTCGTGGGCGTGCCGTTCGTGGACGTGCTTTCGACCATGCTGGACGACAGCATTCCCCTGACCACCGGCGAGTACGACGAGTGGGGCAACCCCAACGAGCTGGAAGCCTACGCCACCATGCGCGAGTACAGCCCTTACGACAACCTGCAGGAGGCGAAATATCCGCATCTGTTCGTGTCCACCGGCCTGAACGACCCCCGTGTGGCGTACTGGGAACCCGCCAAGTACGTGGCAAGGCTCCGCACCTTGCAGCAGCCGGGCAGCGGCACCCTGACCCTGAAAACCAACATGGGCGCCGGTCACTTTGCCAGCAGTGGCCGTTACGACGCCCTCAACGAAACCGCCGAGGAGTACGCCTTCGCTCTGGCGGCCTTGCAGGACAAGTTTTAAGGCACCGGAGCGCTGAGGGAAACGCCGTTGTCCTTCCAGGGCGGCGGCGTTTTTGTTCCGCTCACCGACAGGGTGGTGCGGTACTCGGTCTTGGTCAACCCGCTGACGACCACCTGCTCCTGACGGAAAGTCGTCACGAATTGCACGTCATTCCACCCCTGCCGCAACTGCACGTCAATGGCGGCCGCCTGCTGGTCAGGTGGGCCGTATGATTCCCAGGGCCACAGGGTTCCGCGGCAGGTGCGCTGTTCCCTGACCAGCACGTCCCGGTCAGCGTAAATGAGGGCAGTCACCGTCTCAGTTTGGCTATTCTGACCGTCATTGACCCGCTCTACAGCAGGCACCGGGAGCGGCGGCCAAAGCAGAGGCTGAAGCTGCCCGCCGATCTTTTCTTCCCGCAGCAGGCGCTGATCCACCCGGCCCACCTGCGCTTGCGGGTCAGATACGGTCACCTGATCCAGCGAGCACTTCGGAGCCTGATCCGCGGTGGGGGGTAAGGGCAGAAGGGCTGTCTGAGCGCCGTACAGATAACGGGGCACTGAGTCGGTGGAGACGGAGAGTTTCCCGCTGGCGTCCAGCGTACCGATGCGTTTTTCATCCAGCCTGGCTTCCGCCGTTTTGCCCGACCAGTTGTCCACCTGCGCCGTGAAGGACAGGGTTTGGCCCAGCGGACTTTCTACCAGGGCAGGGATAGGCGTGGGCGTCATCACCGTCTCATCCGTCCGGGTGTCTCCGTTTTTACCTGGTCAACCGGGACAGCCTGGCAACTGACGAGCAGGATCGCCCCCAGAACCAGCCGGGACAGTTACTTCATGATCCCAAGATGCTTCCGGAGGCGGTACTGGCAAAGCAGATCTGGGCAGAGCTGCAGGAGTACATGAAGATGTCTTGACTTCCTTGCCCCTGGCCTTTACTCTTTTGTCCGCTGGTCCGGTAGTGTAGCGGTTAGCATATCTGCCTGTCACGCAGAAGGTCGCGGGTTCAAATCCCGTCCGGACCGCCAGAAAAAGAAGGAAGCACCCCAAGCGGGTGCTTTTTCTTTTGCTCTCTGGGCAGGGGGCTGGTATCGCAGGCAGCCGGTGTTGCAGGTGTCTGCTGTCACTGGCCGGGTAGGGACAGTTTGCCCTGCGGAATTAAACCGGACTAAACTATCTTTTTATCTGTAATGACCAGCCTGACTCTTCCTGCCTCCCTCAAAACCATTCCAGCGCAGCCCCAGGGCATGTATTGCAACCAGTGTCAGGAAGCCTCGAAGGGGTACGCCTGCACGGTGGTGGGTGTGTGCGGCAAACCCGAAGAGCTCTCCAACGAAATGGACGTGCTGCTGCACGCGCTTAAGGGCGTGTCGCTGTACGCCCAGGCCCTGCGCGCCGAAGGGCAAACTGTGGCCCGGAGCGTCACCATGCAGGTCGTGATGGGGCTGTTCGCCACCATTACCAATGCCAACTGGGACGAGGCGGTGATCATCCGGCAGATCACGCAGGCCCTGAAAACCCGCGACGCGCTGCAAAACCAACTGGGCCGCACGCTGAACCACCACAGCGCCACCTTCCAGGTGGGCAGCCGCGCCGAAGTGCTGGAACTTGCGCCGCAGGTCGGTTTTCTGGCCACCGAAAACGAGGACATCCGCTCGCTGCACTCCCTGATTCTTTTCGGCGTCAAGGGCCTCGCGGCTTACTATGAGCACGCCCATAACCTCGGCTTCCATGACGAAACCATCGAAGCGTTCATGGAAGAAGCCCTGGCCGTGACCACCCAGGAGCGCAGCGTCACGGAACTGGTGACCTTTACCCTGAAAACCGGGGAGTACGGCGTAAAAGTCATGGCCCTGCTCGATCAGGCGAACACCAGCACCTACGGCAAACCCGAGATCACCAGCGTCAGCATCGGCACGCGCGGCAACCCCGGCATCCTGGTGTCCGGCCACGACCTGAAAGACCTGGAAGACCTGCTGCGCCAGACCGAGGGCACCGGCGTGGACGTGTACACCCACGGCGAAATGCTGCCCGCCCACTACTACCCTGCTTTCAAGAAATACGCCCACTTCGCCGGCAACTACGGCGGCGCGTGGTGGGAACAGAACCCGCAACTCGAAGCGTTTAACGGCCCCATCCTGTTCACCACCAACTGCATCGTGCCGCTGAAAGCCGGTAACACCTACCTGAACCGCATGTACACCACCGGCGCCAGCGGGTATCCCGGCGCGGCCCACATCCCGGATCGCCCAGAAGGGGGCCAGAAGGACTTCAGCGCCCTCATCGAACAGGCCAGGGGCTGCCCCGCCCCCACGCAGCTGGAAGAAGGCCACATCGTCGGCGGGTTCGCGCACGACCAGGTGATGGCGCTGGCTGACCAGGTGGTGGACGCCGTGAAGACCGGAGCCATCAAAAAATTCTTCGTGATGGCCGGCTGCGACGGGCGGTTCAAGACCCGCAGCTACTACACCGACTTCGCCGAGAGCCTGCCCGACGACACCGTGATCCTGACCGCCGGGTGCGCCAAGTACCGCTACAACAAACTCGACCTGGGCGACATCGGCGGCATTCCCCGCGTGCTGGACGCCGGACAGTGCAACGACTCTTACTCGCTGGCGGTCATTGCCCTGAAACTCAAGGAGGTCTTCGGCCTGGACGACGTGAACGACCTGCCCATCGCTTACAACATCGCGTGGTACGAGCAGAAGGCCGTGATCGTCCTGCTGGCGCTGCTGTCGCTGGGTGTGAAGAACATTCACCTGGGGCCGACCCTGCCCGCCTTCCTGTCGCCCAATGTCGCCCGAGTTCTCGTGGAGAACTTCGGCATCGCCGGCATGGGAACTGTCGAGGACGACCTGCACACCTTCCTGGCCTGACCGGCAGTGAGCGGTGGGCCGTGGGCGCTGGGGACTATCCTCATGGCCCACGGCCCACCGCTTATGGCCCATCACTCATGCCCGCTGTCTTGCCGCATACTGGCAGACAGCACTTTTTGACCGGGGAGGAGAGGGAAGATGTTCTCACAAACAGCCGAGTACGCCCTGCGGGCCGCCGCAAAACTCGCCGCGAACGCGGGTCGTTCCCTCACCAGCGCCGAAATAGCCAGCGAAATGCAGGTGCCCGCCGGGTACATGGCCAAAGTTCTGCAAACCCTCGCCAGGAACGGCATCGTGAAATCGGTGCGCGGCATCGGGGGCGGGTTCAGCCTCGCGCAGGCGCCCGAGACGCTGACCATCCTCGACGTGATCAACGCTGTCGATCCCCTCAAGCGCATCGAACGCTGCCCGCTGGGTCTCCCCGAGCACCAGCAGCTCTGTCCCCTGCACCGCGAACTGGACGCCGCGGTGTGCCACATCGAGCAACAACTGCGCGGCAAGACCCTCGCGGACGTGGTGGATAGCCGCCAGCCCAATGCCTTCCCAGCCGCCGAATAACTTCAGTTCAGAACTGTTTCCCCGGTACGATTTGCTGCGTCCGGGGGTGCTAGTGGGGTTCGTGGTGTTGCTTCTGGTTTATCTGAATTTGCCCGACGGCATTACCCCAGAGTCTTTCAAACGCGACTGCACGGCCGCTGTCGCGCGGAAACTGAAGGACGTTGCGCCTGACCAGTACAGCATTGAAGGCCAGCCCAGCAAACAGTTCCTGATCCGCAACTACACCATGAATTTCCGGGTGCTGAGTGTAGCCACCGGCGTGGAAATGGCCAGAGGCAGCTGCGTCGTGGCGAAAGACAGCCGTGCAGGAGACCGGACGGTTCTCTACCGTTACGTCCCCCAGTCTCCCTGAACTCCCGGTGACACTCTTGCCCCCGGTCTTGCCGTATTATTTGGCCCGGTTTCGCACGGCGTCCGCAGAGGCAAGTTGTCTGCCCTCCGTACCCCGCGCACGGCGAGCCTTACCCCAACTGGAGGAGGACGCCCTCTCATGACTGTCAACCCTGCCCTGAACGGGTCTTTTACCACTGCCGACGCCGCCGAACTGTACCAGGTACCCAACTGGTCCGGCGGGTGGTTCCGCGTGTCCGAGAAGGGCCGCATGGAAGTCACGCCCAGCCCCGGTCTGCACGCGCCGCTGCGCGCAATCGTGGACGAGATCGTGGAGCGCGGCGAGAGCCTGCCCGTCATTTTGCGTTTCCCGCAGGTCATCGCCGGTCGCGTGAAGCAACTGAACGAGGCCTTCCAGTCCGCCATTACCGAGTACAACTACAGCGGCCATTACCAGGGCGTATTCCCGATCAAGGTGAACCAGCGCCGCGTGGTGGTCGAGAGTGTGGCGGCCGCCGGGTACGATTACGCGCACGGGCTGGAGGCCGGCAGCAAGGCCGAACTGGCGCTGTGCCTGGCGCAGAAGATGCACCCGGACGCGCTGCTGTGCTGCAACGGCTTCAAGGACGACGGCTTCATCAAGCTGGCGCTGTGGGGCCGCACGCTCGGCAAGAACGTCGTCATCACCATCGAGAAGTACACGGAACTCGACCGCATTCTCAAACAGGCCAAGGCCCTGGGCGTCAGGCCAGCCGTGGGGGTGCGCTTCAAGTTGCACGCCCGCGGCAGCGGCCAGTGGGAAGAATCTGGCGGGGATCAGGCCAAGTTCGGCCTCAACGCCTACGAACTGCTGCGCGTCGTGGAGCGGCTGAAGGAAGAGGGCATGATCGACAGCCTGGTGATGCTGCATACCCATATCGGCAGTCAGATCACCGACATCCGCCGCGTGAAAGTGGCCGTGCGCGAAGCGGCGCAGACCTACGCGGGCCTGATTGCCGCCGGGGCGGACATGAAGTACCTGAACGTGGGCGGGGGCCTGGGCGTCGACTACGACGGCAGCAAGACCACCTTCTACGCCAGCATGAACTACACCGTCAAGGAGTACGCCGCCGACATCGTGTACACCGTGCAGGAAGTCTGCAAGGCGCGCGAAGTCCCCGAGCCCATCCTGGTCAGCGAGTCGGGCCGCGCGCTGACTGCTCACCACGCCGTCCTGATCATGCCGGTGGTGGACGTGACCGGGCCGACCCGCGACCTCGAGGCTCAGGACTTGATCGTTCCCGACGAGGACAGCCACCAGATCGTGAAGGACATGTACGACATCATGGAAAACATCACCATGCGCAATTACCGCGAATCGTACAACGACGCCGTGGGCGACAAACAGACCCTGCACAACCTGTTCGACCTCGGGTATGTCCACCTGGCAGACCGCGCCAAGGGCGAGGCCCTGTTCAACGCCATCCTGCGCAAGATCGCCAAGCTTATCCAGAGCGAAAAATACGTTCCCGACGAACTGGAAGACCTGCCGAAAGTGCTGGCCGACAAGTACATCTGCAACTTTTCACTGTTCCAGAGCCTGCCGGACAACTGGGCCATTCAGGCGCTGTTTCCCATCGTTCCCCTCGACCGCCTGAGCGAGAAACCCACCCGCCAGGCCACCCTGGTGGACATCACCTGCGACAGCGACGGCAAGATAGAGAAATTCATCGACCTGCGCGACGTGAAAAGCACCCTGACGCTGCACGAACCCGGCGAGAAGCCCTACTACCTCGGCGCGTTCCTGATGGGCGCCTACCAGGACGTGCTGGGCAGCGCCCACAACCTCTTCGGCAAGGTCAGCGAAGCCCACGTGACCGTGCGGCCCGGTGGGAAATTCAACATCGACCTCTTCGTGCGCGGCCAGAAGGCCCGCCGCATGATCGAATCGATGGGCTACGAGGAACCCATGCTGCGCGACGCCATCGAAGACCAGGCCGACGCCGCCATCAAGGTGGGCACCCTGACCGACGATCAGGAACACGAACTGCTCGAAGACTACGGCGAGGAACTCCTGGGCTACACCTACCTGGAATACGAGAACTGAGCAACAGGAAGTTGGGGGCGGTTCCGGTGGGGCCGCTCCTGCCTTTTTTCCCGACTAAAGTGAGAGGGTGCTGCGTTCCGTTGCGTTGTTCGTGCTGGCCGGGCTGGCTGAGATCGGTGGGGGTTACCTGATGTGGTTGTGGCTGCGCGAAGGCCGCAGCGTCTGGCTTGGTCTGCTGGGGGCGTCCATTCTGGTGCTGTACGGCGTGTTGCCCACCCTGCAACCGGAAGCGTTCAACTTTGCCCGCACTTACGCCGCTTATGGCGGTCTGTTCATCGGGCTGTCGCTGTTGTGGGGCAAAGTGGTGGACGGTCACGCGCCCGACACACCCAGTCTGGTGGGGGCGGCGCTGGCGCTTGTGGGCGCGGCGGTTATCGCTTACTGGCCGCGCTGAGCCGCGTCAGCTCACAACGTTCAGTCGATGCCGCTGCCGCCGATTACGTCGTGAATTTCCAGTTCGTTCGGGCGGGGAAAGGCCTCCGGGGGCAGCGTGTTTCCGCCCTTGTGGCCCTCCTTGAAGCCGGGGGCAGTGCGCCAGGCCTCGAAGGCCTCGCGGGACTCCCACAGGGTAAGCACGATAAAAGGTTCGTCCTGAACAGTGGGCTTCAGGATATAGCTGCACAGAAAGCCGGGGCGGTCATCGACCTGACGTGGCCGGGCGTGAAAGCGGGCCTCGAAGGCGGCGTGGTAGTCCGGGTGAACGTAAATGCGGTTGGAAACCGTGATCATGTGCGGCCAGTGTAAGGCCAGGGTAAGGTTTGTGTCGCTGTTCACGCCGTTCATGCCGGAATGCGTTAGGCTTCCTGGGTGATGCCGCCCCGACCCTCTCGCCTGCGCCCCGTGTGGTTGACGGTGGGTTTTTTCCTGACCGGCCTCGGGTTTCTGGGGCTGGTGCTGCCGGGATTTCCTGGCACGGTGTTCTTTATCCTGGCCGCCGCCGCTTTTGCCAAGGGTGACCCGAAATGGGAAGCGTGGCTGCTGTCCCGCCCGGTG is a window encoding:
- the hcp gene encoding hydroxylamine reductase — translated: MTSLTLPASLKTIPAQPQGMYCNQCQEASKGYACTVVGVCGKPEELSNEMDVLLHALKGVSLYAQALRAEGQTVARSVTMQVVMGLFATITNANWDEAVIIRQITQALKTRDALQNQLGRTLNHHSATFQVGSRAEVLELAPQVGFLATENEDIRSLHSLILFGVKGLAAYYEHAHNLGFHDETIEAFMEEALAVTTQERSVTELVTFTLKTGEYGVKVMALLDQANTSTYGKPEITSVSIGTRGNPGILVSGHDLKDLEDLLRQTEGTGVDVYTHGEMLPAHYYPAFKKYAHFAGNYGGAWWEQNPQLEAFNGPILFTTNCIVPLKAGNTYLNRMYTTGASGYPGAAHIPDRPEGGQKDFSALIEQARGCPAPTQLEEGHIVGGFAHDQVMALADQVVDAVKTGAIKKFFVMAGCDGRFKTRSYYTDFAESLPDDTVILTAGCAKYRYNKLDLGDIGGIPRVLDAGQCNDSYSLAVIALKLKEVFGLDDVNDLPIAYNIAWYEQKAVIVLLALLSLGVKNIHLGPTLPAFLSPNVARVLVENFGIAGMGTVEDDLHTFLA
- a CDS encoding RrF2 family transcriptional regulator translates to MFSQTAEYALRAAAKLAANAGRSLTSAEIASEMQVPAGYMAKVLQTLARNGIVKSVRGIGGGFSLAQAPETLTILDVINAVDPLKRIERCPLGLPEHQQLCPLHRELDAAVCHIEQQLRGKTLADVVDSRQPNAFPAAE
- the speA gene encoding biosynthetic arginine decarboxylase: MTVNPALNGSFTTADAAELYQVPNWSGGWFRVSEKGRMEVTPSPGLHAPLRAIVDEIVERGESLPVILRFPQVIAGRVKQLNEAFQSAITEYNYSGHYQGVFPIKVNQRRVVVESVAAAGYDYAHGLEAGSKAELALCLAQKMHPDALLCCNGFKDDGFIKLALWGRTLGKNVVITIEKYTELDRILKQAKALGVRPAVGVRFKLHARGSGQWEESGGDQAKFGLNAYELLRVVERLKEEGMIDSLVMLHTHIGSQITDIRRVKVAVREAAQTYAGLIAAGADMKYLNVGGGLGVDYDGSKTTFYASMNYTVKEYAADIVYTVQEVCKAREVPEPILVSESGRALTAHHAVLIMPVVDVTGPTRDLEAQDLIVPDEDSHQIVKDMYDIMENITMRNYRESYNDAVGDKQTLHNLFDLGYVHLADRAKGEALFNAILRKIAKLIQSEKYVPDELEDLPKVLADKYICNFSLFQSLPDNWAIQALFPIVPLDRLSEKPTRQATLVDITCDSDGKIEKFIDLRDVKSTLTLHEPGEKPYYLGAFLMGAYQDVLGSAHNLFGKVSEAHVTVRPGGKFNIDLFVRGQKARRMIESMGYEEPMLRDAIEDQADAAIKVGTLTDDQEHELLEDYGEELLGYTYLEYEN
- a CDS encoding YnfA family protein, translating into MLRSVALFVLAGLAEIGGGYLMWLWLREGRSVWLGLLGASILVLYGVLPTLQPEAFNFARTYAAYGGLFIGLSLLWGKVVDGHAPDTPSLVGAALALVGAAVIAYWPR
- a CDS encoding antibiotic biosynthesis monooxygenase family protein, which codes for MITVSNRIYVHPDYHAAFEARFHARPRQVDDRPGFLCSYILKPTVQDEPFIVLTLWESREAFEAWRTAPGFKEGHKGGNTLPPEAFPRPNELEIHDVIGGSGID